From a single Ciconia boyciana chromosome 6, ASM3463844v1, whole genome shotgun sequence genomic region:
- the SLC35F4 gene encoding solute carrier family 35 member F4 isoform X4: MAITGIVMMAYADGFQGDSIIGVAYAVGSASTSALYKVLFKMFLGSANFGEAAHFVSTLGFFNLIFISVTPIILYFTKVEYWSPFSAVPWGYLCGVAGLWLAFNILVNVGVVLTYPILISIGTVLSVPGNAAVDLLKHKMIFSVVRLGATIIICIGFLLMLLPEEWDEITLRFINSLKEKKSEDHADDITDSSVHTRSRSRANGTVSIPLA, translated from the exons ATGGCAATCACAGGAATCGTAATGATGGCATATGCAGATGGTTTCCAGGGTGATTCAATTATCGGGGTAGCATATGCTGTTGGATCAGCCTCTACATCTGCATTGTATAAG GTTTTGTTCAAGATGTTTCTTGGAAGTGCAAACTTCGGGGAAGCGGCTCATTTTGTTTCTACCCTGGGCTTcttcaatttaattttcatctctGTTACCCCAATCATACTGTATTTTACAAAAGTGGAGTACTGGtcccctttctctgctgtgccGTGGGGTTACCTGTGTGGAGTAGCTGGCCTCTGGTTAG CTTTCAATATTCTGGTTAACGTGGGCGTTGTGCTTACATACCCCATTCTGATCTCTATCGGCACAGTGCTCAGCGTCCCTGGAAATGCAG CTGTGGATCTGTTGAAGCACAAAATGATCTTCAGTGTAGTGAGGTTGGGAGCCACCATCATCATTTGCATTGGGTTTCTGCTGATGCTTCTCCCTGAGGAATGGGATGAAATAACCCTGAGGTTCATCAACAgcttgaaagagaagaaaagtgagGATCATGCCGACGACATCACAGACTCCAGCGTACACACAAGAAGCAGAAGTAGAGCAAATGGGACAGTGTCTATACCACTAGCTTAG